The Silurus meridionalis isolate SWU-2019-XX chromosome 18, ASM1480568v1, whole genome shotgun sequence genome includes the window CTCTGGGCCGAAGCTCATTTGAAATGAACCAAGGCAAAGTGAAAAATGTTCTGAGGTCagatacatttaaatttgaaatTCATCCTAGAAATGATCCCCATATTGCTGCCAAGGTCGTCCCCAGCTGCTGACCCAGAAGCAGAAGAAACGCTGCGCCTACGTCTGCCAAGAACTCCATCAGAGTGCCCAGAAtctccactatattttatatatcatatatatatatatatatatatatatatatatatatatatatatatatatatataaccttgAAGAAATTATTCTGGTATCAAGTATCTCATGTATCTGCTGCCCACTGAGATATTTTAAACTGGGAACTGCTCCACTGATAGAACCTATGCTTTAAACTGGTTCTGTGTGGCTATCTAGTGGTTGGGGTACCTACAAGAAATCTAGGGGGGTTTCTGGCCCCAAGTTGAAGACGACAAGCTTTGCTTAGCATTGTGTTGATGATTAGCTGATGCTTGTCCTAAACAAAATAATTGTCTTATAAGATGGTTTCATCTCTGTCCAATAActgctgtgcaaaaaaaaaaaacccatgtcATTGCAGGTATCGTGCTGTCACTTACTCTCAGAGGGATATTCACTTTCGAAACTATAAAAGCACCCAGGCATTCGAGACATAATTCAGTAGAGACAATTCACTAGACTAAGATTGTTTAGTTACAACAGTAGCATTCAATGTATGACTTAAATCTTTGAAGACATCAGTGAAATGCTGGATTCATGAACCTATCAGACTTTACACAGTCTAACTGTAagcatttctcctgtccagGGAGATCAGTATCTTTTGTTTATGTCTTATTGTGCATGTGTGGCGCTGCTATGGttcttctaacagtgtgtggaaatctgctcgtcatcatctctgttcttcacttcaagcagcttcacacgCCGACCAACACTCTCGTGCTCTCACTGGCCGTGTCGGATTTCTTCGTCGGTGCTTTAGTGATGCCAACAGTGTTCATCCGGAGGATTGAGTCATGCTGGATTTTTGGGACCGGTTTCTGCATCAGTTTTTGGTTGACTGCTGGTTTCCTCATGCTCTTATCCATCTATAATGTGGCTTTGATCGCTGTGGATCGCTATTTGGCTCTTTTAAACCCATTTTTCTACATGCAAACCGTATCTAGGAGGACGATGTGCGTTGTAGTTTATTGTAACTGGTCTGTGTGTCTGGTGTACAGTATAGCATTCTGCTATATTAATGTAATACTCAGAGATATTGTAATATGTCCTGGGGAATGTTCTCTCTCTGTGAATGAGCACTGGTTCATCATAGATCTCgtcatatcatttatttttccactttctgtcataatcatattatatactcgggtttttctgatcgctaagaaacacgccactgctatcagagagcttaataatcacacacgacctcaaacacagaaaatcacctcccactccatgaaatctgagagaaaagcagccaaagtcctcggCATTTTAGTGTCCGTGTTTCTGGCGTGTTTACttccatattatatttacactttattaGGTGACGTTATTGGACCAAATTTGGAAACATTGCAGACAGTTTTAATCATCGGTCACCTTAATTCCACCATTAATCTGGTTATTTACGCTCTGTTTTATCCGTGGTTTAGGAGAtgctttaaattaattataactctGCAGATATTTCACGCCGATTCTGCATTAATTGACATTCTTTCataactcttttttttactcttgaTGTCCAATAATATCtctattatttatcatttatattatccaatttatcatcaccctcaaatcacaccagcaaTATATTAAACACTATAATATGATATTTTACACAGGGGTTATATTTagcttaaattatttattaaaatataataataaatcaaattcccataattaaatattttataaatggaCACATTGATTCCAGATTGTGCATTTTACACTATAAATTTCCTGTATATTTTGTACCTTATAAccctttagtgtgtgtgtgtttgtgtgtgtgtgtgtgtgtgtgtgtgtgtgtgtgtgtgtgtgtgtgtatatatatatatatatatatatatatatatataaatatatatatatatatatatatatatatatatatatatatatatatatatataaaacattttattttaagattatGCCAGAGGCTGATGAAGGCAGGCTGTCGAGACGTTTCCATTCTTGTAGCAGATGATAAAACCTCGAAAAGACCTTCTCATGTGCTAGGCAAATGAGATATCCTTTCatcgctttaaaatatcaaaatatcgtaTTGGTTTCCTGCATCCTTTACTTTCCGTTGGCTCCGCTTTCGTCTCCTTTTGCTTTCAGAAGAATGCTTTATTCCTCGTTTAAGAGTTTAAAAGCAGTGAGTGGAGGACATTGCCAtcagaactacgaacacacactactgtaatcacattaaggtacgtaattttcTCTgctatggcgaacatccagttcactcagtgtgtgaagtgtgacatgtttagtcagtctttctctgttgttagcgataattttatctgtgagaagtgtaagccagtttgctctttgacggagaagattttagcattagaggagcgcatccagagtctagagagaagtagtgagtgcgagagcagtccaggttctgcaggagaaagtctggatgccctaggtggagttagcattcccccgactccggcattagagccctcgcagtggggcgaatgggtgacggctcggcggcatactcgctaagccaaagctaacgctaaggttagcccacgggagcaccattcctctccgcttcgcgtgtccaacaggtttgctctcctcagtgaagcacccgctgagaagcctgaaagagctctggttttaggagactctattctgaggcatgcgaaattagctagacccttaggggcaccagcagtaCAGGtcatgtgtataccgggagccagggcgccggacatagcaggtcagcttagattcttaggaaagcataGGTTCTCTAAGTTTTTCACataggagctaatgatatacgccttcaacagtcagaggttactaagagtaatattatagaggtgtgtaaattagcaaaggcaatgtccgatgctgtagcatgctctggccccatcccaatgcgacgtggcgatgtagcctacagcaggttatggtcgctgaactgctggatgtccgagtggtgctccaaaaacaatgtgggcttcattaataattggagcatttttgagggcaaggctggcctgttagggcgggacggtatccatcccactcgggaaggtgctgctctcatttcttgtagtataggtcatagtctcagaacagcactagttaacaagtgactgtccgGAGCCAAGGCCacggagcagacagacaggctaaactgaccgtctgctagctgcacagagtcgtcactcaggatccaccatattgagactgtgtctgtcccccgagcaaaaccaaaatataggaattatcagaaagtctgtttaagtaacctgattaacattaaattaaataggactgaacgcacagccagcacctctgatctaaagataggattgttgaatattagatctctcacgccaaaagcgcttactataaacgaaattattaccgaccaggagtttaatataatgtgtttgacagaaacgtggattaaatcgaatgaatatgtagcattaaatgaggcgagtcctcctgggtatagttacatacaccaaccccgtctaaatggcagaggaggcggagtcacagctatttataataataatctaaacgtcacacaaaagactaaacacaaatgtaaaacatttgaagttctttacaccaacataaaatattcagtgtccgaaagcaggtccagtcattcaattccactaattattatttatagacccccaggggcccgactctgattttctcatagaatttgcagatttcatcacaaatttagcaacttctttagacaaagcattaattgttggtgactttaatattcattttgataatcaggaagactccttaagagcagcagttgtgttcattctagattcagttggaattaatcagaatgttataggacccactcatagtggagaCACACTcccgatttgttgttaacatttgggttaaaaataaaaaacttagtcataattcctcagtctgaagctatttcagaccattatctcatctcttttaaaatctgcctcagtcactgcatttctacctcaccacgttaccgtgttaagcgtactttcacgtcagctacagcagcgcattttatcaataatctttcAGAAATTTCGATATtaaatagatctccgtcagaccccgcagagctcgactgggccactgagtACCTAGAATCAACGCTACGCtatactctagatgatgtagctccccttaagaccaaaatgatcagggagaaaaaattagcacagtggtataatgatcatacacacaccttaaaacagaccactcgaaaattagaacgtaaatggcgtcaaaccaaattaacagtatttcaaatagcatggaaggagagcctcttaaattatagaaaatctcttagtgctgctgatcagcatatttctcctccctcatagaaaataacaagcagaatcctagatttttattcagcacggtagcaaaattaacagggaataaaagcactgcactcacatgcacaccatcattaggtagtaatgattttcatgaacttttttaataataaagttgaaaacatcaggcaagaaatccagacagttaatataaatccaaattattttacaagtaaccctgtagacagcagtgtcattataacatacaatcaattacaaagcttcactcctattcatgagaatgacttaatttcattaatttcctcatcgaaatcatcaacctgcattctcgatccctcgcctacaagtttcctcaaacagataattccagaggtaattaaacctgttttaaaaataataaactcttccattagcactggttttgtacctaaatccttcaaactggcagttatcaaccccctaattaagaaacctgaccttgacccatgtcagctgtccaactacagtccaatatcaaatctcccctttacaTCCAAAGtgttagaaaaggttgtagcacagcagttctgcttacatctacttatgaataaAATTTTCGAAATGTaccagtcaggatttcggcctcatcatagcacagagacggcgctagttaaggtggtaaatgacctgctgtTGGCCTCTGaccagggttttgtctctttacttgttttgctcgaccttagtgcagcttttgacaccattgatcacactatactgcttgctagacttgagaacgttgttggaataaagggaacagctctctcttggctcaggtcttatttgactgatcgctatcagtttgttgatgtaaatggtgagttctccacactctcggaggtaaagtttggtgtcccttaaggatctgtcttaggcccactacttttctctttatatctgctgcctctgggtgaaattatacataaacatggtattcgcttccattgctgtgctgatgatacacagctgtatatttcagtaaAGCCAGACGAGAGAGATCAACTAAACAATGGtgaggacattagacagtggatgcttgataactttcttctgctcaactcagataagacggaagtacttttactaggaccacatgcagctagaagcaaactttccgattatgtagcatctctggatggtgtttctgtctcagtgtgtacagcagtcaaagaccttggtgtgattattgacccgagtttttcctttgaggctcacgtgaataatattaccaggatctccttctttcaccttagaaatattgctaaaattagaaatatgatgtcgttacaggatgcagaaaaattagttcatgcttttgttacatccagattagactactgtaatgctttactgtctgagtgttggagtaagtgcatcaataagcttcagttagttcagaatgcagcagcaagagtcctcactagatctagaaaatatgaccacatcactcctgttttgatcagtctacactggctcccaattaaatctcgcattgattataaaatactactactgactctgagtgaacttctgtaccagtatgatcctccatgcctacttagatcaaaaggtgcaggctatttgttggttcctcaaataatgaaaactacagcagggggcagatctttctcttataaagccccacagttatggaacaaccttccaatcagtgttcgggactcagacacagtctcagtgttcaagtcgaggttaaaaacacatttatttagtcaagccttttatcagtagatttttcttaggtaaaggagcagatctggagggggcatggatatagagtgtttggtgaactgggatatttgtatgctgtcgtcccctcactctctcacGTTCAGTCAGGTTTgctgacggtggtgtggtgggtcgtctcttatcccagagatccctcatgttggtgttaccttctggttctcccttttagttatgctgccatagcgagtcttgctggagtccaaactgcacagtgataaTAACTCTCATACAACAAcaagacacttaataatccatatccttctctctctctctctctctctctctctctctctctctttgtcgagttaaacatgctcctgaggctccagtgaccactgttcctgcccctctcccctccgtggatcttcccacttcatccaggcctgcctctggatagtgttttcTTCGAcaggaggccactctgtgcagtttgggacggtttctcatcaacgcgtTGGGTAGTTCCATGAAaatccggagtaagaacgggcgctttgaggatggattggactgcagttaatgtcaacagtctgctacactgactcaggactgcgtttcgcttctgatcatcttatatctgctacaaatggacattcagtgcaacccagatgaggatgagttccctcttgagtctggttcctctcaaggtttcttccttatgccatctcggggagttttttcttgtcacagtcgccactggcttgctcatcagggacaaacttacacttataaagaacatcttcacttttgatcaccacattatctgtgtaaagctgctttaagacaatgttcattgttaaaagcgctatacaaataaaaataaattgatttgaattgaatatcCTCTTTCTAGACCTCCCCATGCAGTAGTCTCCCAAGTATTACTCATGCTAGTTGCCTTTCTTGAACTGCTTCAACTGGGGGGATTACAGCAGGGAGTGACAATACAACCTCCTTATACAGCCCAGTCAGCAAACAAATTTGGCCCAGATTTGGCATTCATCTGGCACTGGCATACAGCATGTGGGCCAAACATGGCCCGGTTTGGCAGAGGTGGTACAATTTTTAAGGTGGCTCACAAGACATGGGCCAGATGTCATTTAGGACCAGTTATGGGAGATTTACCCTGAGACTTGGGCCAGTTATGGCCCATGTGTGGCCCTTGTCTGGAATCCAGACCTGGTCCACACTAGGACCGTAATTCATTGCAGTATGTGGGCCAAGCAAAAGCTGTTTATGTGGGCCGGAGTTCGGCCAGAGAAAAATTGCTATGTGGGAGCCTGCTTATACTTAGGGGCTACAGCCTGGTCTTGACCAGGGGTCAACTGCATGCCTCTGACAACCTGCCCACATTTGGGTGCTTTGGTTTGGACACCTTACGTTACCTGCTCACTTGGGGTAATAGTGGGTCCTCCGCCCACAGCTTGCTTATGCCAAGGAGTGACACAGCCTGCCATGATCAGCTCACACTAGGGGGTGATGGCACAAACTTCACACCACCTTCCATGAACTCATGCGAGTGGCCAATGGCGCAGTTTTCACCCCTTAACAATCTCATGCCAGGGTGCATGGCCTCCTCCCACAGCCTGCTCATATCAGAGGTCACATGCATGGCCTCCATAAAAAATGCTAGATTCtgaattaatgtaaatgttatataatgtaaaaagtgacagctttgatttaatttaataatcattCAGCAAAGTATTTGTCGTGTCCACAAGGAagactttactttacttttacttttactgcttTTCTATCTAAATGCTGATGAAAGAGCCAAAAAACAATGAGCAAATTCATTAACTTCAGTGTAATGAGGCAAGGGTGGAAAGCCAAGTCATCAGGATTCTCCTGCCAAGGCCTATTGTTCCAACAAGCTATGATGTAAGTACTGTCACTCAAATCTGGGAGGTGTGGTCAATTTCTAAACTATTAAAGCACCAGAACTGTTTAAACCAGAAgtcttttttaaagtaatattgttttatatattaggtatttcttttaacttttttgAACTTTAGAGAAATGCTGTGTTCATGAACGTGACGGAGTTGAATCTTTCGGATCgctgtgagcatttctcctgtccagagagatctgtatctcctgcagtttatatctcactgtacgtgtgttcagctgctgtggttcttctaactgtgtgtggaaatctgctcgtcatcatctctgttcttcacttcaagcagcttcaTACACCGACCAACATGCTCGTGCTCTCTCTGGCCGTGTCGGATTTCCTCGTCGTTGCTTTTGTAATACCACCAATGTTAATCCGATCACTACAGTCATGCTGGATTTTTGGGAGAATTTTCTGCATTGTTCTTTACTTGATTGCTGGTTTCCTTACAAGTTTATCCATCTATAATGTCGCTCTGATCTCTGTGGATCGCTATTTGGCGCTCTCACACCCCTTTTTCTACACAAACACCATCTCTGTGGGAGCAATGTGCATTTTAGTTTCTTCtaactggtgtgtgtgcatagtgtatactataacattatataattttagtGGAAACTTTACAACTTCTCTAATGTGTCCTGGGGAATGTTTTTACTTATTGACTAGTGTTGGGTCTGTAATTGATCttgtatattcatttatatttccactttctgtcataatcatattgtacagtcgggtttttctgatcgctaagaaacacgccactgctatcagagagcttaataatcacacacgacctcaaacacagaaaatcacctcccactccatgaaatctgagagaaaagcagccaaagtcctcggTATTTTAGTGTCCGTGTTTCTGGTGTGTTTActtccttattttatttatagtatattaGGTGACGTTATTGAACTACAGGCAGAAACCTTTCAAAATATCTTTATAGTGGTTTGTCTTAATTCCAccattaatccatttatttacgctctgttttatccgtggtttaggaggtgcGTTAAATTCATTATAACTCTGCAAATATTCCAAACAGATTCAGCATTAATCAATGTTTTGTCCtgaatttatatatgttttaaataattacaaatcaaATAATAGTTATCAGT containing:
- the LOC124401662 gene encoding trace amine-associated receptor 13c-like, whose product is MNVTELNLSDRCEHFSCPERSVSPAVYISLYVCSAAVVLLTVCGNLLVIISVLHFKQLHTPTNMLVLSLAVSDFLVVAFVIPPMLIRSLQSCWIFGRIFCIVLYLIAGFLTSLSIYNVALISVDRYLALSHPFFYTNTISVGAMCILVSSNWCVCIVYTITLYNFSGNFTTSLMCPGECFYLLTSVGSVIDLVYSFIFPLSVIIILYSRVFLIAKKHATAIRELNNHTRPQTQKITSHSMKSERKAAKVLGILVSVFLVCLLPYFIYSILGDVIELQAETFQNIFIVVCLNSTINPFIYALFYPWFRRCVKFIITLQIFQTDSALINVLS